CCAAGAAAAACATGCTGGAGAGCAGGCCTGCAACAACACGCAGAAGCATGTCTGTTGTAGATGGAAGCAGTTTGCCAGTGAGTAGAATATCTTATACTTATCCCAGTTCTTCATGTGTTTTCCTTCTAGCAATTTCTTCTGTTCCTTGTAGACTTGTGTCTTATAGACACTTCTTTAGAAGCTTtaagggttgggaatcgtttttaactttgttcacagcatttctaatacatttttaaccaAGACAACACAAATGAGAGCTGAATTAAAATATGGCAGCACAGATGTTTTTGTGACTATTTTGGTATTTTTGGGTagaattgttcctttaaaaagtagatttatATCCATTGTCTAAACTGCTTATCCCATTCATCGGTAACCAAAAAGAGAAATTCAATTCCTTACGATTCCCATCCATAAAAGCTCAGAAGTTTTTaccgtttcctgtattgtcttaCTCTTGACTGGCTTTCTTTCCTTTTTCCCCGCCATCTTCATCTTGACCTTCAACCCCTTCTTCTTTCCATCTTTCTTGTTCCATATTCTGTCCTCGTTTCACTTTTCTCttccttctctctctgtctctctctctctattcatCTCTTTCCATCACTAGCCTCAGTTGTTGGAGAAGCTTGTAGAAGAAATCCAAAGTCTGAAGGCCACAGTTCTCTCTCAGGAGAAGCGAATCTGTGATTTAGAGAATAAGCTGTCCAAGTACACTAATGGCACAGTCTGACGGCATCATGAGAGCTAACTTCATTAAAGCGAGCCTGTGCACACTGCTTACCCCTCACAACTAAAGGATGAGCACTGATAGGCCAAGCCACTCCCATTCACCCCAGCTATCATTCAGTATTGTCATGGGTTTACATTATAACTCCAGTTCAACTGGCTGCATcgacaccaataaaaatcacttATGCTTTTTTTTTGGAGCATCAGGAGGTTGATTTCGCGAAGGAATTTAAAATGTTGCCAAAATAGTATTTTCCTGATGCTTTGTAGTACATGTTCATATATTGTGTGCTAGTACACAATATTAGCTATTCTCCTTAATTGCTTTCTCTTTAAAAGCATTTGGTAAAAAGCAATGATCAGCTTCATTTGATGAGTTACAAATCCTTATATGTCCTTGCAGCTTTTTAACCAATTGTTATGCTGACAAAGAATGACAAGAACTGTAGCTTTCTGCAGTAACAATCATGGTTCCTTTGGTGTGAACATACCTCATTGTATAGACCAGGATCTGGGATCAGATCAACTCTAGCCAAGCAAGAAAAATTGAGAtctatacatcatctgaaagctgaataagtaagctttccattgatgtatggtttgttggGACAATGTTTGACCGAGATACAACTACTTGAAAATCTGGATTctgagaaaatcacctttaatGTTGTCCATctgaggcgctgtagcaggccgttggtaagaagaaacaggtttgttttaacgctctcttttggcttaccgctgtaattaCGAGGTGTAGAGTAAATTAACCTGAAAGGAGACATTTTAAGCTTTACAtcgataccaaacttgagtgggcaGTAGCGAGTggcgtgtttctggccatttttgtcagcgattttgctgcatccactcacaaaaataaagttttgataaaTGTGTGGTAGTAAATttgtaaaatatcttcatggaacatgagcTTTACTTAGTATCCTAATGATTtctgaaaagaaaaatcaataattttgacccatacaatgtatttttggctattgctacaaatatacctgtgctacttatgactggttttgtggtccagggtcacaaatgagaATGAGATTGAATAACAGAATTGATAACATTTTaacctttcatttttgggtgaactattcacagtcaattaaataatttaattgttATCTTAAATATCTTTGTGTAATCAAATCAAAATCTCATCTTATTGAACTAAACAACAAAAGAATGTTTGCATAGACAGTCAGAACTATTCGTGCTTGTGCTTGCAATATTGACTCCTAATGCTGAGAATCTTTCACTTTACACTTTACACATCTCCGCCTTTATGTTTGACCAACACAATTACAACTCATGTGGTTTCTCTTCAACATTTCAAATTGTAAATATTAtactagaaaacaaaaacatgaaaaatagtAAAATATCTCAACCAAAGACATTTTTTGGTGTTTTATGAAGAGCATCATTTGTGAGTATTATGGTTTGAATAAAacttttttgtacaaaaaacGACATGCATTGTCTCTTTCTGATTAAaatgcaaacacacatacaatacACTGTCGGCAAActgtacacatttttaaaatgcgtttaaaatgtcaaattacagatgaagagttcatttgcaaaaactgataagttttaaaagtgttaaaaaatcatgtttttttattgtgcattccatttaattattttatagttattttgATTAAGTTataataactacaaaataaatacccaacacaataaaaacacgataacataataaaaaaacaatttatgatttttaaaaatcggTTTGCAAATAGACTCTTCAGATAAAGATGGCAAACGTACATGTGggatgtaaaataacatgtcaTTTCACTATATGTAAATTAATTTGTATGATTTTTTGTCCCCAGCCGCTGGAATattatctttttttacagtatacataatAGGTCATTCTCCCTGTAGTTATCTTATTAATTCCAAGACATTAGAAACAGTTCCTTTCGTTCCCCAAccctttgtgtgtatttgtgtatttagTTATTGAACCACACAGTTTGAACATTTCTAGTAGCTAAATAAACAGCCCAGAAGCAAAGGAAATTGTGGGTGCAATATCCTTAAGGTCTCTTACCAGGTTATTGAATATCTTCAATATGTTCTACCACTGCAGCACTGGGTTTTTCACTTTCAGTAGAATTGCAAGAACTGTTGAATTTCAGACACTCGAGTGGTAAAAACTCCATTAGTTCCACTGGATGATTATTGAATGGCTAAAGCAGTCCGTGGTTCAGTATTGTTAATGATTTCTGGAGGAGGAGAGCAAACATGTTTGCAATGGGTAGACGAGGAGGCACAAGTCCATTTAGCTGACACAAGCGAGAGCATTCGGTTTAAAGATCTTTtccgtttttattttcatttggtcAGTCTGTAAGGTACTACCGCTGAATTTAGACCTACTGGCTTTGAAAACAAGATGTGGGAATTCTTTCTCTGCCTGCTACCTTCTCTGACGTTGGTCCTGCTTCAAATGAACTGGATTCGTCATCTTGCAGAAAGTGCCATCCAATGTTTGGGTTGCTTTATATGGACTCTAACCTGTAgacttctcaaactctcatttACTAACGTTTCAGGATCGACTAAGGAGAAGCCAGAGGTTAAACTGATTTGCAAACCCACAGCTCTTGCCAGCTACCTGAGGAAACACTGTCATGCTTTGACCCAGCCTCCAACATGGCCTCAGACTGACCCTCATTTACAGATAATCACCAATCTCATGTGGCCCACACTGGAAGGTGCTGAAATGCAAGGAGTCCGATTTACAAGGGATCACCTTCTTCTTCACGATGGAGGTATTGTGGCGCTGGACTGGGCTGTTGGTCTCAGCCATCAAGATCAGATCAAAAGGCAACATCATCCAGGAGGAAATGTTCTAGGCCTCCACTCAAGCAATGCAGCTATTGTTATTTTGATTCCCAATGCTCTAGGTCGAGTGACACCAAACTTGCTCAAGTTGTGTCACCTGACTCTGAAACAAGGTTTCTATCCAGTCGTGTTCCATCGCCGTGGTCACGGTGGCTGCCCTCTTACAACTCCCCGCTACCAGGAGTTTGGGAATCCCTCAGACCTCATGCAGACGGTATGCTACCTGCGGAACCACCATCCGTCTTCGACTCTTCTCGCTGTAAGTGAGGGCTCAGGATCAGGCTTGCTGCTGTCTTATCTGGGCGAATGTGGCTCTTCATCGTACCTGATGGCTGCTGCTTGCATCTCTCCAGTGTTTCATGGACAACTGTGGTTTGAGAATGAATTTCCTTGGCTCTATCACTGGGTGGCTCTTATCTACCGCAAGTTCCAAATAAACAGGTAGCCAATTACTCTATTCACAAATATAGACCAATTCATGTTTAAATATTACCTTTCATTTTGGTATTCAaaatgtcaaacatgatttaaaataatacttcaacaacatcaacaaatatCCTTTTAGGCAATATAAACAATGTCTGACATGTATAAAAGCATCCATTTGAAAACTTGTTTTCAAGTTTTTCAAGATAAGACCTTAAAAATCTAATTTCAATagaatgttttgctaaaaaacaGGCCACAATGCTTAAGCAACTTTGTATTGTTCATACATAATTAGacattaataaagtatatttctatagaaaattataaatgtaacctATTTACTTGTAACTACCTGTTTCGGTAATGATAATCAATATTGTCGTGTACAcagaaagacaaaagaaaatgtaaaacttttAAGTACGGAAATACAAAGAGATCTGTTAACCTGGTAGccatttgacagatgttttactTCCAACAAAATCAAGCTTAATTTAAAGATCTGTGGGAGTGTAAAcagtcctttaaaaatgttacggaGGATGAGAACATTAGTCATGGACATTTCTTTTTCCTCATTTtttatacatgaatattctgtcaatgttttttttttccatttttgaaAAAGTGGGATGTTTCAATAGATGTTTTTAAGAGTATTTTAATTTAGCTCtgtttaaatgataaaataccaTGAACTTGTTAACATAACACCATAACATAGCTGGTCGTTACGGTAATGATtagcagaaaaaataataaaattgaaaataacaaatttCTATGTTAAAATGATTCTAAagaatgaatgttttttatatctttgttatgaaagaaatttgtttttctgaattttcacAGGTACGCCACCTCTTTGAGCTCCGTGATGGATGTCGCAAACATTTTAAGCTGCAAATCCCTGCGAGATATGGAGGAATTCATGTTCTGCACTGTTACGCAACAAAACCACAGAACATCAGACTCCAATGACCACATTGAAAAGGGCGATTCAAGGATATCACTGAAGCCTGACTGGGCAGGTTACTGGGACAGGAATGAACCTTTGCGAGACGCAGATGAAGTGGCAATACCAGTCCTCTGTTTGTATAGCACAGACGATCCCCTTTTCCCACCCTCATCCACATTACCCGAGACACTTTTTCACAATAATCCTTACTTCCTGCTGGCCCAGACGGAACAGGGTGGCCACTGTGGCTTTATGCACAAGGATGAACGTGGAAATACTACTTCCTGGAGCCATTCTGCAGTGTTGGGATATTTTCACGTGGTTGCCGATTTCTTTGGGTTAGAGGACAAGAAAGGGTTCAATGATGTTACAGCCATGTGTTGCAGTCATGGCCTGAGGCGTAGCGTGTCCACGAGAAGGTCGACCCTGCTACGGAAAGAAAGGCCTGTTTTGAGTTCACGAAGACGCCAGATCTCAACTCCCTCCGATACGTTTACTTTGGAAGAAGAACGAGATGATTTTACTTGGAATAGGTCCTACACACGTTGACTGAAAGGAGCAGGTGGTGTGTTAGGAGCACAACAGAGAGTGCAGCAAGGAGTGTGTGACGCATTATTGGTTGTAACACGACAAATTGGACTGAAAAGCAGATTTGTGCAGTTTCCATTTCAACACTTTCTTAAAGGACCagaatgtaattttttggaggatttattgacagaaatgcaatataataatatatgtcttcagaggtgtataaagaccttacatgatgaagcgttatgtttttattaccttaggatgagctatttctatctacatacacctcgggtccccttacacggaattggccatgttgtttctacagtagccctaaacggacaaactgctctacagaacgcgtttcaaaaatactttatctccttgtgacaaatgtgtgattttagctctgtgtcagccaccgtagtgcttcgaaagggaggtgattggttgcaattcacaacctcaccactagatgccgctaaaatctccacattgctctttTAAGAATTTCAAAATTTTACATACTAAGCGCAAACCATGCAAATGAAGAAACCGAACCGAAGTACATCGAAGATGTACTAAAATTACTTTATTACAGTTGATTTCTTTGTCCAGTAGCCCTCTGCCAACAACAGGAGtaattacaaacaaaacattacatttatccCCGAAGGTTttcaaaattgtacattttaattcacttgctaaaatgtttttgttatgaaCCGCCATAACAAAATTTTGTAATCTCTCCAACATTCAGTTTTTCACAATCTATACATTTTAATACAGGTTATACATGGATTGTTATGGTAATGTTGAAGCAAAGAGACGATGACCATCGGAAGAAAAACAGACGAAATACTGCTAAAAACACTGTACAGAGATGTAGCCCTTCCTGGATGAATATCCATCTCGATGTTTTCACACTGTTGTATAGGGTCATAACGAATGTAAGGGCTTCCAAGGGAATCCAATCTGTTAACAGAACACATCTCTCTTTTTTATTACATACTGCTTCGTTATTTAGGCATGATAGATGGAAGAAAGTGTGAAAGTGAAGCTGTTATCAAATTTGAGTCTATGGCTGCTCCAGAACGACTTAATGAATGGCATGTTACTTTATCAGGGTCAGAACACTCATGGCcttgttattttgttacattTGGCTCAAATGTTTAGCATTGGCTCGGTTGGTATTAATATGACTGAGACTGAGGCATCTTCAAGTAGCCTAATCTCATGCATATATCAGAAGTGTGCCAAGCTTGATGTTCAGAGATGATGGATCTTGTGCTCTACTGGACCTAGAGCATGACTTCTCAAACAGGTTGAAAAGAACTACAAAATGCACCAAGTTTTGAAGTTTTTGGAAGCCATTCTGTAATGGGCATGATGGAAGTTTTGAATGGAAAGAAACTGAATAATTGAAGTTTCGGAAGATGATTCCGCTGGTTCACGGATAACATTCACGAGTACTGGCACTACTGCATATGATCATTTATACCTCTGAAAGCAAGAGGAGCAAGAAGCAAAGACAGAATGACAGAAAGATCAAGTGTAACAAGTTCTGCGTGAGAAGTCAAATCGCTGGggaaaaactttattttggcTTCGCTTTGACACCTCTGAGAATATGCTTTGtgtagtatatatttatatatatatatatatatatatatatatatcatttttttctttttaaataatcaaTATTAGAAACCAAGATGTTTTTTGTCTTCACATTCAAGCAATTCAATTTTAGTTTAGTCTTAAACTAGTCAAAGAGTTTGACTGTCTTGATttccatttatttaaatttctAAATATACACTATACATAAACTTTGTTCCTATACATCTCGCTTCAAGCTCCCGACTCTCTACCCTTCCATTACATATGCTTTGCGACCTTCAATCGCTTTTTCTGCATGCTGTGGTAAGCGTTCAGTTGGAGGGTGGATGTTGGGTTGCAGTCGCCGGAGCTCCGGGGTGGGCATGGAAGAGACAATGGCATTGCAGGGACGACAGCAGCGGCACCTACACGCCCAGCAAAAACATTCAGCGGTCTCAAGCCTACCCAACCTAGACCTCCACACCCCTAAAATCCACACAACACGCTCAAACCCGGCCTGAGAAAGGGGAGGAGGGGGCACCAGACGTTCAGGAGATCTGCTCTTATAGAAGTGTAGTGCTGGGATGATAAAGTGCTCGTCTGTGAGGTTAAGCTTAGTGAAAGTTGGAGAACAAAGAGGTAAAGAACACAAGTCAACACAACAGGCTATTCTCCTTTTGCATAGTTGCGATTGTTAACTTTGGCATCACTAAATCACTAATCTAAATTATAATTCAACGGCATTGCCATAGTGTTAATCAGGTGTAAAGTTTAACCATGCCAACATGCTTTGACACTCGTACATTAATATAACAAAACTATCTTTCTGATAGTATGCAGCCCAAGAGAGAAAAACTCTTTGCAGTTACTTTAAATATCTCCATTAAAACACTTGTTTCTTTCCTATCTAATGGTATCTGTCCTTGTACATTTACTGTGACTGAACACCATTACTTTGTTATCTTTTCAAAGCTTTAAAAGCAAAATAGCTTCCTGATCGGTTGTTTTTTGGACCTGTACAAGAATGGCAATGTATGGCAacgtaagaaaaaaaacaacgaAAAATCAACGAAACTCGATATAATCCTGGCAGTCTTAAAATTTCACAGTATTTTTAATAGATGTTCtggcacaaaaaataaaagagtATACTGATTCTCAGCACGTTTTAAAACAAGTGCTTAATTTGAAtaaaagactaaactaaactaaagactGAAACTCAAGTGCACTGCTTGATTTTCACATTCTGCTATCCGACCTCTCTATATATCTATTCAATAGTTTACCCTTTAAATCCATGCGTCGAAAGAAAACGATATGCACAACACTCCAAAAACCAGCGGAAACAACCTGCAAGATCATGATAAAACCTTGATCCATAAAACCTAACATCTCAGCTGTGCGAGTTAATGCACGACATTCATATTCCCCTCTCACAATCATCAACATTCTCATATCGATCCAGCATCTTCACACACTCTAAAACGCAACCAGCATCTAAATTCATCACTATTGTTCAAAATCACTGCAAAAACGCATTCTAACTAAGAAGTGGCCAGACCCTTTAAGTGCTCAACATCCATACAATTGAAACCACAATGAAAGCATTTTGTGCTTGCCGTGTGTATAAAGCATGTATTCCGAAAACAAGAACTAAAGGAATGGGTTAAACATTTCCTGTAGGTCCCCCTAGTGCCCCCTGCCACTCTTCCCCCATTGCGTTCAGGGTCAAGACGGGTGTTGTGGGAGAGCGGCGGGTGGTCTTACGTGTAGGACAGGTGCGAGCCATTGGAAATCTGAGAGGCGATGCTGGCACTCCTGCTCATCCCCTGCTCACTGCGGCCCCCTGAGGTGGCCCGCCGTACTGCCTGGGGACTGTTCCGTAGCCCACCGCTCGAGCGCTGACTGCCCCCAGACCCGTGGTGCCCCCAGGGAGGCGGTCCCCCCGGAGACAGGCCGTGACCCCAGGGCTGCTGGATAGAGCCGCTCTGACTTGGATGATGGTGGTGGTGCGCGCCTCCCCAGTGTGACCCCTGAGAGCCTGCACCGTGCGGGGAGCCCCAGCTGCTCTGAGCCCCCGGAAAGCTGTGGCTGTGGCCGTCCGTTGAGGCCAAGCTGGAGAGCACCATGTTGCTGAAGCCTAGCCGCATGCTTTCAGAATCAAACGCCTCGATCTCCCGTGCCTGTTTTTCAAAGAGACTGCGGATTCGTTCGGAGCGTTCGTTCTGTAGGGCCACCATCTCCTCTTCAATCTGACAGAAAAACCAAAGAAAGTCTAGTTAcatcaaagatattaatattaacaagatgcgccactgccgttacaatgaatgacgaggaatgcaacgctcaatatggccgctcagCCAAGGAAGTCCCACCTTCCAataaaacgagccaatcgtcaactctcgttgccagcctgtgcgcagtAGAAGACGCAATAGCGcgatttaagcttagcaaaccaaagttatgatacagttcatgttatgtttaattattgttctgagatatgctgtttaattgtgatttttgctggcaattttagaaatatctccCTTTCCCCAtgcaagtagataggactgtggacttgctatgatgTAAATAGCGGCCCaggtgttgcaaacatggcacgacttccgtaaactgACTTTGGTTACATTCAAGACAACGTCTAATatcttaaatctataaaaaaTGTACTATACCTTCTGCTCCAGGAGAGCCCTCCGCAGCGAGACCCTCTGCTCCAGCTCTTTCCTCTCTCGCTCGTGATGCGCATCCGTCTGCATCTTGATTTTACTCTGATAGGCGTTCAACAACTCCAGCTCCTGCTGCAGCTGCATCTTTAGCACCTGACACTCCGCCTCCTGTGCCTCGTCCAATCGCAGCTGACGAGAGAGTGGAGGTGTGGTTACACGGTTGTGTGACAGGACCGTGTGACACCTTCAACAATTTCTTATACTCACGGCTTGCGTTGAGAGCATGTCGTTGATGGAATGGTCGTACTGCTCAGCGAGGATGGCTAATTTTCGCGTTTGCTCCTCTTTCAGTCTCTTCAGCACAGCCTTGTGGTCACACTTGGGTGTGGCCTCCAGGAGGTGGTTGCGCAGGGCCTTGTACTGCCGGGTTTGAATCTTACAAGTATCCTGAAACTGCTTCTTGATCTGCAGCTCTTTAGACTAATGATGAAGACGAGTTAGATATGAGTGAAATAAACATCACCTGTCAAACGCATAAACTGAGCTAGTTCACTCTAGGTAGCGCACTAGACAAGTCCTACGCACCTTAAGGCTCTTGGGCTGCTGTCGGACCTCCATGACGTGTTTGCGGC
The Triplophysa rosa linkage group LG19, Trosa_1v2, whole genome shotgun sequence genome window above contains:
- the LOC130569776 gene encoding protein ABHD15, whose amino-acid sequence is MWEFFLCLLPSLTLVLLQMNWIRHLAESAIQCLGCFIWTLTCRLLKLSFTNVSGSTKEKPEVKLICKPTALASYLRKHCHALTQPPTWPQTDPHLQIITNLMWPTLEGAEMQGVRFTRDHLLLHDGGIVALDWAVGLSHQDQIKRQHHPGGNVLGLHSSNAAIVILIPNALGRVTPNLLKLCHLTLKQGFYPVVFHRRGHGGCPLTTPRYQEFGNPSDLMQTVCYLRNHHPSSTLLAVSEGSGSGLLLSYLGECGSSSYLMAAACISPVFHGQLWFENEFPWLYHWVALIYRKFQINRYATSLSSVMDVANILSCKSLRDMEEFMFCTVTQQNHRTSDSNDHIEKGDSRISLKPDWAGYWDRNEPLRDADEVAIPVLCLYSTDDPLFPPSSTLPETLFHNNPYFLLAQTEQGGHCGFMHKDERGNTTSWSHSAVLGYFHVVADFFGLEDKKGFNDVTAMCCSHGLRRSVSTRRSTLLRKERPVLSSRRRQISTPSDTFTLEEERDDFTWNRSYTR